The following coding sequences lie in one Wolbachia endosymbiont strain TRS of Brugia malayi genomic window:
- a CDS encoding nitroreductase family protein: protein MISKEDLLELMKIRHSRRSYGQSKLAHQEEINMLIETAWLSPSRYGDEPWRQVICNRQSNQDAWEKLLSCPTEPNQKWAKDTQILIISLSTKNFHDHTKIVNFWGSHDTGIANYTFMLQSYIYEFNAHQMSRFDRNKIVKNSIYQMILI, encoded by the coding sequence ATGATAAGTAAAGAAGATCTACTGGAGTTGATGAAAATAAGGCACAGCAGACGTTCATATGGTCAAAGTAAATTAGCACATCAGGAAGAAATAAATATGCTGATAGAAACTGCATGGTTATCTCCCTCACGTTATGGTGACGAGCCCTGGAGACAAGTGATATGCAATAGACAAAGCAATCAAGATGCATGGGAAAAATTACTGAGTTGCCCTACTGAACCCAACCAAAAGTGGGCAAAAGATACACAAATACTAATTATATCATTGAGCACTAAAAATTTCCATGATCATACAAAAATAGTAAATTTTTGGGGCAGCCACGATACTGGTATAGCAAATTATACATTTATGCTACAGAGCTACATCTATGAATTTAATGCTCATCAGATGAGTAGATTTGATAGGAATAAAATAGTAAA
- a CDS encoding biotin transporter BioY — MFTTQSSSKSALIEVFFCVLLLFLTAQINIPLKPVPITLQSLGVMLIGLKFNCRAAFFSVLTYLSLGAAGLPVFADFLGGYHTFLRPTGGYLVGFLAAVIVMSKVNESLNSKYESLICNSLNCLAGTAVIFICGVSWLAIHVGLKQAIMVGMLPFIFSGLVKILLLVAALRYLRNDKI, encoded by the coding sequence ATGTTTACAACGCAATCTAGCAGTAAATCGGCGTTAATCGAGGTCTTCTTTTGTGTTTTGCTCTTATTTCTAACAGCTCAAATAAACATACCATTAAAACCCGTGCCTATTACACTGCAAAGTTTAGGAGTGATGCTTATTGGACTTAAGTTTAACTGCAGGGCAGCGTTTTTTTCTGTACTTACGTATTTATCACTTGGTGCGGCAGGATTACCTGTTTTTGCAGATTTTCTTGGTGGCTATCACACTTTTCTCAGGCCAACAGGTGGATACTTAGTTGGCTTTTTAGCTGCTGTTATAGTGATGAGTAAAGTGAACGAATCGCTGAATTCTAAATATGAGTCACTTATATGCAATTCTCTGAACTGCCTGGCTGGTACAGCCGTAATCTTTATTTGTGGTGTCAGTTGGCTTGCTATTCACGTAGGTCTGAAACAAGCAATAATGGTTGGCATGCTACCGTTTATCTTTTCTGGTTTGGTAAAGATTTTACTACTCGTAGCAGCTTTACGATATTTGAGGAATGATAAGATTTAG
- a CDS encoding DUF1284 domain-containing protein, with protein MTWSEAVKRIREKTSLEKFDYTCEGCNWKPIEYTKAPFNFHIMC; from the coding sequence TTGACTTGGAGTGAAGCAGTAAAAAGAATCAGGGAAAAAACGTCTTTAGAGAAATTTGACTACACATGTGAGGGATGCAACTGGAAGCCAATTGAATATACAAAAGCGCCCTTTAACTTCCACATAATGTGTTGA